In a genomic window of Myxococcales bacterium:
- the folP gene encoding dihydropteroate synthase, giving the protein MSLPPFAIRARGNPCGARTIALDEPLIMGVVNVTPDSFSDGGQLADAAAAIAHGQALWHAGADILDVGGEATNWRAQPVTAAVELARVVPVLMGLAATTGALLSIDTTKAEVARAAIAAGADLVNDVSGGLFDPDIVTVADDAGVGYVLGHLRGRTLAEVFAAEAPAAWTEVRDELGARLAALPASLARRTMVDPGIGVGKGADAATNLALLARAGDLAAALGRPIVVGPSRKRFLARVLGEASLPTEPAARQAALDDATIGACLAAVAAGAHVVRVHAVGRVRAALTAFRAVAGG; this is encoded by the coding sequence ATGAGCCTGCCGCCGTTCGCGATCCGCGCCCGCGGCAACCCGTGCGGCGCGCGGACGATCGCGCTCGACGAGCCGCTGATCATGGGCGTGGTCAACGTCACACCCGACTCGTTCTCTGACGGCGGCCAGCTGGCCGACGCCGCGGCCGCGATCGCCCACGGCCAGGCGCTGTGGCACGCGGGCGCCGACATCCTCGACGTCGGCGGCGAGGCCACAAACTGGCGGGCCCAGCCGGTCACCGCGGCGGTCGAGCTGGCGCGGGTGGTGCCGGTGCTGATGGGGCTGGCCGCGACGACCGGCGCCCTCCTGTCGATCGACACCACCAAGGCCGAGGTCGCGCGGGCCGCGATCGCCGCCGGCGCCGACCTGGTCAACGACGTCTCGGGCGGGCTGTTCGACCCCGACATCGTCACGGTCGCCGATGACGCCGGGGTCGGCTACGTGCTCGGGCACCTGCGCGGGCGCACTCTGGCCGAGGTGTTCGCGGCCGAGGCGCCGGCCGCCTGGACCGAGGTCCGCGACGAGCTCGGCGCCCGGCTCGCGGCGCTGCCCGCCAGCCTGGCGCGGCGCACGATGGTCGATCCGGGCATCGGCGTCGGCAAGGGCGCCGACGCCGCGACCAACCTGGCGCTGCTGGCGCGCGCCGGCGACCTGGCCGCGGCGCTGGGCCGCCCGATCGTCGTCGGCCCGTCGCGCAAGCGGTTCCTGGCCCGGGTGCTGGGCGAGGCGTCGCTGCCGACCGAGCCGGCGGCGCGGCAGGCGGCGCTCGACGACGCCACGATCGGGGCCTGCCTCGCGGCGGTGGCCGCCGGCGCCCACGTCGTCCGGGTCCACGCCGTCGGCCGGGTGCGGGCCGCGCTGACCGCCTTCCGCGCGGTCGCGGGCGGGTGA
- a CDS encoding dipeptidase → MTPVEARAFHGEATVTDLHADTAKLMDKLDFELADRHDRPLPGRLNYVGHVDLPRLRDGGVAAQVFGLWTVPYPERGCKHAVDTQLDALDRAIAKHPDQIAWALTADEVAACKARGQLAAMGGIEGGQALEADPANVAYFARRGVRAIGLMHFSANALGAPAKGRGADPDRGLTAIGRDVVREMNRCGVIVDLAHINRKGFFEALALTTAPPMVTHTGVSGVHAHWRNIDDAQLRAVADHGGCVGIIFARRFLGGADVEAVVDHLLHIVDVAGPDVPALGSDFDGFVVPPVGLEDVACLPNLTAALSRRGVPPETLAKILGGNAQRVLADVPPTCYLAHRAHA, encoded by the coding sequence ATGACCCCGGTCGAGGCCCGGGCCTTCCACGGCGAGGCCACGGTCACCGACCTGCACGCCGACACCGCCAAGCTGATGGACAAGCTCGACTTCGAGCTGGCCGATCGCCACGACCGGCCCCTGCCCGGCCGGCTCAACTACGTCGGCCACGTCGATCTGCCGCGGCTGCGCGACGGCGGCGTCGCCGCGCAGGTGTTCGGGCTGTGGACCGTCCCCTACCCCGAGCGCGGCTGCAAGCACGCGGTCGACACCCAGCTCGACGCGCTCGATCGCGCGATCGCCAAGCACCCCGACCAGATCGCCTGGGCGCTCACCGCCGACGAGGTCGCCGCGTGCAAGGCCCGCGGGCAGCTGGCCGCGATGGGCGGCATCGAGGGCGGCCAGGCGCTCGAGGCCGATCCGGCCAACGTCGCGTACTTCGCGCGCCGGGGCGTGCGCGCGATCGGCCTGATGCACTTCTCGGCCAACGCGCTCGGGGCGCCGGCCAAGGGCCGCGGGGCCGATCCCGATCGCGGGCTCACGGCGATCGGCCGGGACGTCGTGCGCGAGATGAACCGGTGCGGCGTGATCGTCGATCTCGCGCACATCAACCGCAAGGGCTTCTTCGAGGCGCTCGCCCTGACCACCGCGCCGCCGATGGTGACCCACACCGGCGTCAGCGGCGTCCACGCCCACTGGCGCAACATCGACGACGCGCAGCTGCGCGCGGTCGCCGATCACGGCGGCTGCGTCGGCATCATCTTCGCGCGCCGGTTCCTGGGCGGCGCCGACGTCGAGGCGGTGGTCGATCACCTGCTGCACATCGTCGACGTGGCCGGGCCCGACGTGCCGGCGCTCGGCTCGGACTTCGACGGCTTCGTCGTGCCGCCGGTCGGCCTCGAGGACGTCGCGTGCCTGCCCAACCTGACCGCGGCCCTGTCGCGCCGCGGCGTCCCCCCCGAGACGCTCGCCAAGATCCTCGGCGGTAACGCCCAGCGCGTGCTGGCCGACGTGCCCCCAACCTGCTACCTGGCCCACCGCGCCCATGCCTGA
- a CDS encoding alpha/beta fold hydrolase: MTTLAHRLEIQLGGVQLRALERGLRAAAGLRRRTLAVGDLTLAALERPGVGTPLVMIHGFGGDKETWLLMAPWVRQRPLLIIDLPGHGASTLIDRGRATPAAMGAAIVGALDAAGVARAHLCGNSMGGGIALWIARNHPARVASLVLVASAAPELAESELTRALARGENLLIPGAEDSDRFMRMVVEKPPKVPRAIQRYVAARRAAARTELEEMFRGWVEATPATGLPRDLDAIDQPTLIVHGRCDRIIHVDTARKVAAAVPHSRLRVLDGIGHVPQLEAPRAVAELVRDHLARVPP, from the coding sequence GTGACCACGCTGGCCCACCGGCTCGAGATCCAGCTCGGCGGGGTGCAGCTGCGCGCGCTCGAGCGCGGGCTCCGGGCCGCGGCCGGGCTGCGCCGGCGGACGCTCGCCGTCGGCGACCTCACGCTCGCCGCCCTCGAGCGACCCGGCGTCGGCACGCCGCTGGTGATGATCCACGGCTTCGGCGGCGACAAGGAGACCTGGCTCCTGATGGCGCCGTGGGTGCGCCAGCGGCCGCTGCTGATCATCGACCTGCCCGGCCACGGCGCCTCGACGCTGATCGACCGCGGCCGCGCGACCCCGGCGGCGATGGGCGCGGCCATCGTCGGCGCCCTCGACGCCGCGGGCGTCGCCCGCGCGCACCTGTGCGGCAACTCGATGGGCGGCGGCATCGCGCTGTGGATCGCGCGCAACCACCCGGCCCGGGTCGCGTCGCTGGTGCTGGTCGCATCGGCCGCGCCCGAGCTGGCCGAGAGCGAGCTGACCCGGGCCCTGGCCCGCGGCGAGAACCTGCTCATCCCCGGCGCCGAGGACAGCGACCGCTTCATGCGCATGGTCGTCGAGAAGCCGCCGAAGGTGCCGCGCGCGATCCAGCGCTACGTGGCCGCGCGCCGGGCCGCGGCCCGGACCGAGCTCGAGGAGATGTTCCGGGGCTGGGTCGAGGCCACGCCCGCGACCGGGCTGCCGCGCGACCTCGACGCGATCGATCAGCCGACCTTGATCGTCCACGGCCGCTGCGATCGGATCATCCACGTCGACACCGCGCGCAAGGTCGCCGCGGCCGTGCCCCACAGCCGGCTGCGGGTGCTCGACGGCATCGGCCACGTGCCCCAGCTCGAGGCGCCGCGCGCGGTCGCCGAGCTGGTGCGCGATCACCTCGCGCGCGTGCCGCCGTGA
- a CDS encoding sigma-70 family RNA polymerase sigma factor, whose translation MPRTPATKPAAVPARSEIRRRPEAAPRSLRCPAHPTYEVACLPMSGELYAAALRLTRNPDDARDLVQETLLRAMVAWGRFEEGTNVRAWLYRILTNSFINIYRKRRRHQRFATERPGDTRMAVYGTADDHAADPTEALTADQLSDEVKAALAGLGPDYLEVVARADLSGQRYKDIADDLAVPIGTVMSRLFRARRQLEGELTDYAARDWGLRKAA comes from the coding sequence ATGCCGCGCACCCCCGCCACCAAGCCTGCCGCTGTCCCCGCCCGCTCCGAGATCCGCCGCCGGCCCGAGGCGGCGCCGCGCAGCCTGCGCTGCCCGGCCCACCCGACCTACGAGGTGGCGTGTCTGCCGATGTCCGGCGAGCTGTACGCCGCGGCGCTTCGGCTGACCCGCAACCCCGACGACGCCCGCGATCTGGTGCAGGAGACGCTGCTCCGCGCGATGGTGGCGTGGGGCCGCTTCGAGGAGGGGACCAACGTCCGCGCGTGGCTCTACCGCATCCTCACCAACAGCTTCATCAACATCTACCGCAAGCGCCGCCGCCACCAGCGCTTCGCCACCGAGCGGCCCGGCGACACCCGCATGGCGGTCTACGGGACCGCCGACGACCACGCCGCCGACCCGACCGAGGCGCTCACCGCCGACCAGCTCTCCGACGAGGTCAAGGCCGCGCTGGCCGGCCTGGGGCCCGACTACCTCGAGGTGGTCGCCCGCGCGGACCTGTCCGGGCAGCGCTACAAGGACATCGCCGACGATCTGGCGGTGCCGATCGGCACGGTGATGTCGCGGCTGTTCCGCGCCCGCCGGCAGCTCGAGGGCGAGCTGACCGACTACGCCGCGCGCGACTGGGGCCTGCGGAAGGCGGCGTGA
- a CDS encoding NAD(P)H-hydrate dehydratase, with the protein MQPVITAAEARALDAATMGEVGLPGVVMMEAAGRGVAAVVADEAARRPGPVAVVCGGGGNGGDGFVVARVLRAAGVDAVAYVVVPRARIGGDAAVHLGAYLGSAGVALDALDGAGLATLTAALARAAIVVDAVFGTGVTRPIEGHLAAVIEAINAAPGRRIAIDVPSGLDADTGHARGVAVQADVTVTMAAPKLGLAIAPGCAAAGRVITVDVGVPPTVLAALAPRAALVEPSDVAGWRRAVDPLAHKNRRGHVLVVAGSPGKRGAGRLTAIAALRAGAGVVTLAGPGDGELAAPDPIMTATPTTAADVAALAAGKQALAIGPGMLDDARGRAWLDAALAAAVPCVIDASGLGHLVGRLEVVAQARGPVVLTPHPGEAARLLGVTPREIEADRPAAVRALAAATRAVVLLKGPRTLVCDGAAGGDTIAINPTGGPALATAGSGDVLTGVIAALLAAGHPPRVAASLGAYVHGAAGDALALRLGLGGVASDLPEAIAAALADPG; encoded by the coding sequence ATGCAACCAGTGATCACCGCGGCCGAGGCCCGGGCGCTCGACGCCGCCACGATGGGCGAGGTCGGGCTGCCGGGCGTGGTCATGATGGAGGCGGCGGGGCGGGGCGTCGCGGCGGTGGTGGCCGACGAGGCCGCGCGCCGCCCGGGGCCGGTGGCGGTCGTATGCGGCGGCGGCGGCAACGGCGGCGATGGCTTCGTCGTGGCCCGGGTGCTGCGCGCGGCCGGCGTCGACGCGGTCGCGTACGTCGTGGTCCCGCGGGCGCGCATCGGCGGCGACGCGGCGGTGCACCTGGGCGCGTACCTGGGCTCGGCCGGCGTCGCGCTCGACGCGCTCGACGGCGCCGGGCTGGCGACGTTGACCGCCGCGCTGGCCCGGGCCGCGATCGTGGTCGACGCGGTGTTCGGTACCGGCGTGACCCGGCCGATCGAGGGCCACCTGGCCGCGGTGATCGAGGCGATCAACGCCGCGCCGGGTCGGCGGATCGCGATCGACGTGCCGAGCGGCCTCGACGCCGACACCGGCCACGCCCGCGGCGTCGCGGTGCAGGCCGACGTCACCGTGACGATGGCCGCGCCCAAGCTCGGGCTGGCGATCGCGCCGGGCTGCGCCGCGGCCGGGCGGGTGATCACCGTCGACGTGGGCGTGCCGCCGACGGTGCTGGCGGCCCTGGCGCCGCGGGCCGCGCTGGTCGAGCCGAGCGACGTCGCCGGCTGGCGGCGCGCGGTCGATCCGCTGGCGCACAAGAACCGGCGCGGCCACGTGCTGGTCGTCGCGGGCTCGCCGGGCAAGCGCGGGGCCGGCCGCCTGACCGCGATCGCCGCGCTGCGCGCCGGCGCCGGGGTGGTGACCCTGGCCGGGCCCGGCGACGGTGAGCTGGCGGCGCCCGATCCGATCATGACCGCGACGCCGACCACCGCGGCCGACGTCGCGGCCCTGGCGGCGGGGAAGCAGGCGCTGGCGATCGGCCCGGGCATGCTCGACGACGCCCGCGGCCGGGCCTGGCTCGACGCGGCGCTGGCGGCGGCGGTGCCGTGCGTGATCGACGCGAGCGGCCTGGGGCACCTGGTCGGTCGCCTCGAGGTCGTGGCGCAGGCGCGCGGGCCGGTGGTGCTGACGCCGCACCCGGGCGAGGCGGCGCGCCTGCTGGGCGTGACCCCGCGCGAGATCGAGGCCGATCGTCCGGCGGCGGTGCGCGCGCTGGCGGCGGCGACGCGCGCGGTCGTCCTGCTCAAGGGCCCGCGCACGCTGGTGTGCGACGGCGCCGCAGGTGGCGACACGATCGCGATCAACCCGACCGGCGGCCCGGCGCTCGCCACCGCGGGCTCGGGCGATGTGCTCACCGGGGTCATCGCCGCGCTGCTCGCGGCCGGTCACCCGCCGCGGGTGGCGGCGTCGCTTGGCGCCTATGTCCACGGCGCCGCCGGCGACGCCCTCGCGCTCCGGCTGGGCCTGGGGGGGGTGGCGTCGGATCTGCCCGAGGCGATCGCGGCGGCGCTGGCTGACCCCGGGTGA
- a CDS encoding phosphoglucosamine mutase produces MAQRRLFGTDGVRGVANLEPMTGATVMRLGMAVAARLRQPGRHTRIVIGKDTRLSGYMFESALAAGIVSMGADVWVTGPLPTPGIAFITSSMRCDAGVVISASHNPFEDNGIKLFARDGFKLPDHVEAEIEALMESPELDGQRAGSSDVGYSRKIEDSRGRYVVYCKATFPADLTLDGLTVVVDGAHGAGYRVGPAVFEELGAKVIAINTKPDGKNINEKAGALHPEDMSRAVREHGAHVGVALDGDADRLVLCDEHGAVVDGDAVMALCATRMLAEGRLAKGTLVTTVMSNLGLERAVKAAGGKVVRTQVGDRYVVEEMRRHGYNLGGEQSGHLVFLDHATTGDGIIAALRVLAVMVREGKPLSELAQVMTRSPQVLVNVKVDRKRPLEELAAVGDLIRAVERDLGDDGRVLVRYSGTEAKARVMIEGPDEDAIRVQAHSIADALVAACRA; encoded by the coding sequence ATGGCACAACGCAGGCTGTTTGGAACCGACGGCGTCCGTGGGGTCGCCAACCTCGAGCCCATGACCGGCGCCACGGTGATGCGGCTGGGGATGGCGGTGGCGGCGCGGCTGCGCCAGCCCGGTCGGCACACCCGGATCGTCATCGGCAAGGACACCCGGCTGTCGGGCTACATGTTCGAGAGCGCGCTCGCGGCCGGCATCGTGTCGATGGGCGCCGACGTCTGGGTCACCGGGCCGCTGCCGACGCCCGGCATCGCGTTCATCACCTCGTCGATGCGGTGCGACGCCGGCGTGGTCATCAGCGCCTCGCACAACCCGTTCGAGGACAACGGCATCAAGCTGTTCGCCCGCGACGGGTTCAAGCTGCCCGATCACGTCGAGGCCGAGATCGAGGCGCTGATGGAGTCGCCCGAGCTCGACGGCCAGCGGGCCGGGTCCTCGGACGTCGGCTACAGCCGCAAGATCGAGGACTCGCGCGGTCGCTACGTCGTCTACTGCAAGGCCACGTTCCCGGCCGACCTGACGCTCGACGGCCTGACCGTCGTCGTCGACGGGGCCCACGGCGCCGGCTACCGCGTCGGCCCGGCGGTGTTCGAGGAGCTCGGCGCCAAGGTCATCGCGATCAACACCAAGCCCGACGGCAAGAACATCAACGAGAAGGCCGGCGCGCTGCACCCCGAGGACATGAGCCGGGCGGTGCGCGAGCACGGCGCCCACGTCGGCGTCGCGCTCGACGGCGACGCCGATCGCCTGGTGCTGTGCGACGAGCACGGCGCGGTGGTCGACGGCGACGCGGTCATGGCGCTGTGCGCGACCCGGATGCTGGCCGAGGGCCGGCTGGCCAAGGGCACGCTGGTCACCACCGTCATGTCGAACCTCGGCCTCGAGCGCGCGGTCAAGGCCGCCGGCGGCAAGGTCGTGCGGACCCAGGTCGGCGATCGCTACGTGGTCGAGGAGATGCGCCGGCACGGCTACAACCTCGGCGGCGAGCAGTCGGGCCACCTGGTGTTCCTCGACCACGCCACGACCGGCGACGGCATCATCGCGGCGCTACGCGTGCTCGCGGTGATGGTGCGCGAGGGCAAGCCGCTGTCGGAGCTGGCGCAGGTGATGACCCGGTCGCCGCAGGTGCTGGTCAACGTCAAGGTCGATCGCAAGCGCCCGCTCGAGGAGCTGGCCGCGGTCGGCGACCTGATCCGGGCGGTCGAGCGCGACCTCGGCGACGACGGCCGGGTGCTGGTGCGCTACAGCGGCACCGAGGCCAAGGCCCGGGTGATGATCGAGGGCCCCGACGAGGACGCCATCCGCGTCCAGGCCCACAGCATCGCCGACGCGCTGGTCGCGGCCTGCCGGGCCTGA
- a CDS encoding TIGR00159 family protein — MTGPLTSILDRLGSRPAWVTVIDLALVYFLIYRALLTIRGTRAAQMVVGIVLVGAGFYAARRLELTAVSWLLDNVINYLILIVIVVFQADIRRALGRIGQGVIPRGKGDNAGELVDEVTAAVAQLARARRGAIIVIEREGDVANFVDDATRLDARLSRQLLVTLFVPAADNELHDGAVVIGKSRRIELARALLPLSRAAELGPELGTRHRAALGITEDTDAIAVVVSEERGQVSICYRGHIARDLDPATLRRALHELLSAGAHEVVAAAEIGSAVASLGQRERALGGP; from the coding sequence ATGACTGGACCCCTGACCTCGATCCTCGATCGCCTCGGCTCGCGCCCCGCGTGGGTGACCGTGATCGATCTGGCCCTGGTCTACTTCCTGATCTACCGGGCGCTCCTGACGATCCGCGGCACCCGCGCCGCGCAGATGGTCGTCGGCATCGTCCTCGTGGGCGCCGGCTTCTACGCCGCCCGCCGGCTCGAGCTGACCGCGGTGTCGTGGCTGCTCGACAACGTCATCAACTACCTGATCCTGATCGTCATCGTCGTGTTCCAGGCCGACATCCGCCGCGCGCTCGGGCGGATCGGGCAGGGCGTCATCCCGCGCGGCAAGGGCGACAACGCCGGCGAGCTGGTCGACGAGGTCACCGCCGCGGTGGCGCAGCTGGCCCGGGCCCGGCGCGGCGCGATCATCGTGATCGAGCGCGAGGGCGACGTGGCCAACTTCGTCGACGACGCCACCCGGCTCGACGCCCGGCTGTCGCGGCAGCTGCTCGTGACCCTGTTCGTGCCCGCGGCCGACAACGAGCTCCACGACGGCGCGGTCGTGATCGGCAAGAGCCGGCGCATCGAGCTGGCGCGGGCGCTCCTGCCGCTGTCGCGCGCGGCGGAGCTGGGCCCCGAGCTCGGCACCCGCCACCGCGCGGCCCTGGGCATCACCGAGGACACCGACGCGATCGCGGTGGTGGTGTCCGAGGAGCGCGGCCAGGTGTCGATCTGTTACCGCGGCCACATCGCCCGGGATCTCGATCCCGCGACCCTGCGCCGGGCCCTGCACGAGCTGCTCAGCGCGGGCGCGCACGAGGTGGTCGCGGCGGCCGAGATCGGGTCGGCGGTGGCGTCGCTGGGGCAACGCGAGCGCGCCCTGGGGGGCCCGTGA